The Poseidonibacter lekithochrous region CAAATATGTCTATGATCTTCAAACCAAACTTTGCTATTATTTTTATCTAAATCTTTTAGAAAAGTAATTGCTTCTTTTTTAAATCCATTAAATGCCATTTTTTCACTTTTATTTTTTTGTATTATATCAAATTATGTATTTACTATTAAAAACTTGCATTACGTTATAACGAAGTTTATAAAATACAATAATAAGTTAGTATTATTGGGTTAAATCATCAAATTTGCCCGTGAGCAGCCTTTTGGACTTAAAGTCGTACCTTTCTAAGCCAAAAAGCCTTCTAGAGCTTTGTAAAAAATGATTTTATTAGTTTATTTCTTCTACTATTTTTTTAACTACTTTAAAAACATTTTCAACTGATTGAATTGAAACTTGTTCTTTTTTAGAATGAGGAAATTGAATACTAGGTCCAATTGATGCAACTTTGATAGATGAATACTTATCTTTGAAAATCGCACACTCTAATCCAGCATGAATAGCTTCTAATGATGCTTCAGAATTAAACTCTTTGTAAATCTCTAATACCTTAGATGTGAACTCATTAATATCAGGTTTCCAAGCAGGGTATTTCCCATCAGTTGTAACTGTGAAATTATGCTCTTCTAACATTTGGATAGTTTCATCTTTGATGTTTGCTAATTCATCATTAGCCATTGATCTTGCACTTAATTCGATTTTTATTTCATCTGGGTTTGTAGAAATGATTGCAAGGTTTATAGAGTTTTGAACTACACCTAATTCATCATTCATTGATCTCATACCATTTTCGAAATTGTATAAGAAATCTATAATTTTATCATCAAAAATATTTAGATGTTCAGATTTTGTATCAATCTTTTCAATAACCATATTTTCATGAGATGCTATTGGAGTTTCTTTTGATGCAATGATTGCTTTTACATTAACAGGAATTGAGTTGATTCTCTCTCCACCATTAATATCTAGTAGTTTAGCATTGGCTTCTTTTATAGTTTTTGCTATTAATTTGATTCCATTTGGAATGTTTTTATCAATATCAACACCACTGTGTCCACCTTGAAGTTTAGAAATTGACACTTCATATAAGTCTAGGTTTTCATCATTTGGAACAATCTTTTTATTAGTGTTACTAGCAAAAATATCAACTCCACCAGCACAACCAATACATACTCCACCTTCTTCTTCACTATCAAGGTTTAGCATATAAGGGGCATTTAGTTCTAAATCCAAATTATTAGCACCAATTAATCCTATCTCTTCATCAGAAGTAAATAAGAATTCTCCATCTACATTATCATGCATTAATTGAATCATATAAGCACATCCAATACCATTATCACTACCTAAAGTAGAGTTTTTGGCACTTAAAATATCACCATTTTGAACAATTACAGGCACACAATTATCACTAAGACATACAATATCATAGTGTGATTGGAAAGCTAGTTTTGCTTTTGAATCATTTTTCTTACATAAAATATTATTTACTTCATCTACTAAACAAAGATAATCTAATTTTTCGCATAGTTCTTTCATATAATTAATAAAAGGTTCATGTGTTTTCGAACATCTTGGAATTGATGTTATTTCTTTGAATATATCTATTATTTGGCTCAAGTTTGTCCTTTATTTTTTTTGATTATATCCAAAATATTAAAAAAGTTCTTGAATAAATTAATAATTATTTTAAGGGTAATATACAGATGTTTTTTATATAATATAACTATTAATAACACAAGGGAAGTAATGAAATTAAATTTAAATTCATTCTTATATTCAGTATCAGTTGCACTTGATGCTGTAGAAAAAGAGTTACTAAATACTACGAATAATCATAGTAAAAAAGTAGCTTATATTTCTTTATTACTTGGTGAAGAATTCAATCTAAATAATAAAGAAAAATTTGACTTATGTGCCTACTCAATCATGCACGACTGCGGTATTGTGCAATCATTTGCACAATCAAATTTTAATGATAATTTTGAGCAAGCAGAAGGCTTTACTAGTCATTGTCTTGCTGGTGAAAAAAACATAGAACATTTTCCTTTTTTTGAGAAAAAAGAAAATATTATTTTATATCACCATGAAACATATAATGGTAAAGGCTACTTTGGTAAAAAAGGTGATGAAATACCTTTGATGTCACAGATTATTTTTCTAGCTGATTGTATAGATACACAGTTTTCATTAGTTGATATTACATTAGATACAAAGTATGAAGTTGATGAATTTGTTAAATCAAATGTTGAAGTGCTATTCTCACCAAAATTAGTAGAAGCTTTTTTAAATATTTCAGATAGAGATATTTTCTGGTACAACTTAGAATTACTAGAAATGG contains the following coding sequences:
- a CDS encoding M20/M25/M40 family metallo-hydrolase, which gives rise to MSQIIDIFKEITSIPRCSKTHEPFINYMKELCEKLDYLCLVDEVNNILCKKNDSKAKLAFQSHYDIVCLSDNCVPVIVQNGDILSAKNSTLGSDNGIGCAYMIQLMHDNVDGEFLFTSDEEIGLIGANNLDLELNAPYMLNLDSEEEGGVCIGCAGGVDIFASNTNKKIVPNDENLDLYEVSISKLQGGHSGVDIDKNIPNGIKLIAKTIKEANAKLLDINGGERINSIPVNVKAIIASKETPIASHENMVIEKIDTKSEHLNIFDDKIIDFLYNFENGMRSMNDELGVVQNSINLAIISTNPDEIKIELSARSMANDELANIKDETIQMLEEHNFTVTTDGKYPAWKPDINEFTSKVLEIYKEFNSEASLEAIHAGLECAIFKDKYSSIKVASIGPSIQFPHSKKEQVSIQSVENVFKVVKKIVEEIN